One window of the Anaerotignum faecicola genome contains the following:
- the ispF gene encoding 2-C-methyl-D-erythritol 2,4-cyclodiphosphate synthase translates to MRIGSGYDVHKLAEGRDCIIGGVKIPYEKGLLGHSDADVLLHAIADALLGAAALGDIGRHFPDNDPQYKGADSRKLLSHVLGLILAEGYCIINIDATIIAQRPKMASHIEQMRKNIAETLRIDLKQINVKATTEEGLGFTGTGLGIAASAVCLLEEK, encoded by the coding sequence ATGAGAATCGGCTCCGGTTATGATGTGCATAAATTAGCAGAAGGCAGAGATTGTATCATTGGCGGCGTGAAAATCCCCTATGAAAAGGGACTCTTGGGACATTCCGATGCGGATGTACTGCTGCATGCCATTGCAGATGCGCTTCTGGGGGCGGCTGCTCTGGGCGATATCGGCAGGCATTTTCCTGATAACGACCCACAGTATAAAGGCGCAGACAGCAGAAAATTATTATCCCACGTTTTGGGGTTGATTTTGGCAGAAGGATATTGTATAATAAATATCGATGCGACAATTATTGCACAAAGGCCCAAAATGGCATCGCATATCGAACAAATGCGGAAAAATATTGCAGAAACCCTTCGGATTGATTTGAAGCAGATTAACGTCAAAGCAACAACAGAGGAGGGGCTTGGGTTTACCGGTACAGGCTTGGGCATCGCAGCTTCGGCAGTTTGTCTGCTGGAGGAAAAATAA
- the epsC gene encoding serine O-acetyltransferase EpsC: protein MLKKFWKESVAVIKEKDPAFKSAIEVLLYPSFWAVVNHRIAHSLYKKGLLVPARFVSQLSRFLTGIEIHPGATIGKRFFIDHGAGIVIGETAEIGDNVMLYHGVTLGGTGKQKNKRHPTVEDNVMIGAGTIVLGPVTIGANTKIGAGSVVTQDLPPNVTAVGSPVMIVRKDGVRIPPVAPEQLTGHIKRRAI, encoded by the coding sequence ATGTTGAAGAAATTTTGGAAAGAATCTGTTGCAGTGATAAAAGAAAAAGACCCTGCGTTTAAAAGTGCGATTGAGGTATTGCTTTACCCCAGCTTCTGGGCAGTGGTAAACCATCGCATTGCGCACAGCCTGTATAAAAAGGGTCTGCTGGTGCCTGCACGCTTTGTGTCACAGCTGTCCCGTTTTCTGACAGGGATTGAGATTCACCCCGGCGCAACCATCGGCAAGCGCTTCTTTATTGACCACGGCGCAGGCATTGTTATCGGGGAAACCGCAGAAATCGGGGATAATGTTATGCTGTACCACGGGGTAACGCTGGGCGGCACCGGTAAGCAGAAAAACAAACGCCACCCGACCGTTGAGGATAATGTTATGATTGGCGCAGGTACGATTGTGCTTGGCCCCGTTACCATCGGCGCGAATACAAAGATTGGTGCAGGCTCTGTGGTAACACAGGATTTGCCTCCCAATGTAACTGCTGTCGGCTCTCCTGTTATGATTGTGCGCAAGGACGGCGTGCGGATTCCGCCGGTTGCCCCCGAACAGCTGACAGGCCATATAAAGAGAAGAGCAATCTGA
- the cysS gene encoding cysteine--tRNA ligase produces the protein MKLYNTMTRQKEEFVPMEEGKVKMYVCGPTVYDYIHIGNARPYVVFDTVRRYLEYKGYEVTYVQNFTDVDDKIINRANKEGKTMAEISNKYIEEAFRDADGLNVKRATVHPRVTEEMDGIIAMVQTLIDKGFAYEDHGTVYYDTKKFPEYGKLSRKNLDELIAGASERVAIDDAKKNPTDFVLWKPKKEGEPSWTSPWGEGRPGWHIECSVMSKHYLGDTFDIHAGGEDLIFPHHENEIAQSEAANGCTFARYWLHNGFITVDNEKMSKSLGNFFTVRDIAKHFPYEVIRFFILNGHYRSPINFSDELMKACQNGLERIKNARKELNFYIKNVADTKMTAEEAAKEAELNGYKEQFEAAMDDDFNTADAVSAIYELVRFSNTEIKAGASKEFAEKIQDMLDHLCGVLGVAEVAEEEVSDEDVAKIEALIAERTEAKKAKDFAKADAIRDELAAMGITIKDTRQGVQWFRG, from the coding sequence ATGAAATTATATAATACCATGACAAGACAGAAGGAAGAATTCGTACCAATGGAGGAAGGCAAGGTAAAAATGTACGTTTGCGGCCCCACCGTGTACGATTATATCCATATCGGCAACGCAAGACCCTACGTTGTTTTTGATACGGTAAGACGCTATCTGGAATATAAGGGCTACGAAGTGACCTATGTGCAGAACTTCACGGACGTTGATGACAAAATCATCAACAGAGCCAATAAGGAAGGCAAAACCATGGCGGAAATCTCTAATAAATACATTGAAGAAGCATTCCGCGATGCAGATGGTTTGAATGTAAAAAGAGCAACCGTACACCCTCGCGTAACAGAGGAAATGGACGGCATTATCGCAATGGTGCAGACCCTGATTGATAAGGGCTTTGCGTATGAGGACCATGGCACAGTATATTATGATACAAAGAAATTCCCGGAATATGGCAAGCTTTCCAGAAAAAATCTGGATGAGCTGATTGCGGGCGCATCTGAGCGTGTTGCGATTGATGATGCAAAGAAAAATCCGACAGACTTCGTTCTGTGGAAGCCCAAAAAGGAGGGCGAACCCAGCTGGACATCCCCTTGGGGCGAAGGCAGACCCGGTTGGCACATTGAATGCTCCGTTATGTCCAAGCATTATTTGGGGGATACCTTTGATATCCATGCAGGCGGCGAGGATTTGATTTTCCCTCACCATGAAAACGAAATCGCACAGTCCGAAGCAGCAAACGGCTGCACCTTCGCAAGATATTGGCTGCATAACGGCTTTATCACTGTTGATAATGAAAAAATGTCCAAATCTCTGGGCAACTTCTTCACCGTAAGAGATATTGCAAAGCACTTCCCTTATGAGGTTATCCGTTTCTTCATTCTGAACGGTCACTACAGAAGCCCCATCAACTTCAGTGATGAACTGATGAAGGCTTGCCAGAACGGTCTGGAAAGAATCAAAAATGCAAGAAAAGAACTGAATTTCTATATCAAGAATGTAGCAGATACCAAAATGACAGCGGAGGAAGCTGCAAAGGAAGCAGAACTGAACGGCTATAAGGAGCAGTTTGAAGCAGCGATGGATGATGACTTCAATACAGCAGATGCCGTTTCCGCAATCTATGAGCTGGTGCGTTTCTCCAATACAGAAATCAAGGCAGGCGCATCCAAGGAATTTGCAGAAAAAATTCAGGATATGCTGGATCACCTGTGCGGTGTTCTGGGCGTTGCCGAAGTGGCAGAGGAAGAAGTATCCGATGAGGATGTTGCAAAGATTGAAGCACTGATTGCCGAAAGAACCGAAGCAAAGAAGGCGAAGGATTTCGCAAAGGCGGATGCCATCAGAGATGAGCTGGCAGCGATGGGCATTACCATTAAGGATACCCGTCAGGGCGTACAGTGGTTCAGAGGCTAA
- a CDS encoding Mini-ribonuclease 3 yields MNLEELDVVLGGRSILNPREYNSLALAHIGDAVFEVLVRLTVLTDGNAPVNKLHKKARAIVNAKAQAEMYYRIQDILTEEEADVFRRGRNAKSFTVPKNADLMDYRHATGLEALFGYLYLKGEKERVVELFKLGMAEKLEK; encoded by the coding sequence ATGAATTTAGAAGAACTGGATGTGGTTTTAGGCGGACGGAGCATACTGAACCCAAGAGAATATAATTCCCTTGCACTTGCACATATCGGGGATGCGGTATTTGAGGTTTTGGTGCGGCTGACTGTTTTGACGGACGGCAATGCCCCTGTGAATAAGCTGCATAAAAAAGCAAGAGCCATTGTCAATGCAAAGGCGCAGGCAGAAATGTATTATCGGATTCAGGATATCCTGACAGAGGAGGAGGCGGATGTGTTCCGCAGGGGGCGCAATGCAAAATCCTTCACTGTGCCGAAAAATGCCGATTTGATGGATTATCGCCATGCGACAGGCTTGGAAGCGCTGTTCGGCTACCTTTATCTCAAGGGAGAAAAAGAGAGAGTTGTAGAGCTGTTTAAGCTGGGAATGGCAGAAAAATTGGAAAAGTAA